Genomic segment of Ralstonia pickettii:
GGAATTGGCGAGGCCAGATACGTGATCTGGTACGTCATCTTCGTTGTGTCGAGCTGCACCTTCACGAGTTCGCCCGAGCCCGACCCGCCGGTGAACACGGTGTTGTAGTCGATGGCCTGCGGACACAGGCGCTGGATCACCGGGGCCGGCGAATCATCTCCGCCGCCTCCACACGCCGTCACCATCGGCGCGCACGCGAGCACGACCAACCATTTACGCCATTGCATTTGCGTCTCCTCCATGTTGTTGTTCAGCCGCGGCGACGCCACGTGTACATGTCACGCACGCCGCCGCATGTGGTTTTCGTTGCTGCGCGCTTCACTGGACGAATGCGCCGACCGTGAAGAACGGGTTGTACTTGTTGTTGTTCATGAGCATCGCGTACACGTTGCCGACCTTGACCGCCACGCCGGTGTCTCCCGCCTTGAACAACGCGACGTTGCCGCTGGCGCCCCGCGCGTTGAAGTCGTTCTGCGCGGTCACGATCAGCTTGCCCGGCGAGCTTTGCGTGTAGTCGAGCCCGAACTGCGCCGTCACACGCGAGGTGAGCGGGTTGATGAAGGCGGCGGTGCCGTTCTGGAACAGCGTCGAGGTGTAGTTGGCGGCCAGCGTCGATACAGCCGTGCCGTCGCTGCAGTTGCCGGCATTGGCGTGGAAGAAGCCACCGCTGTAGGAACCCGACAGCTCCGGATGATCGATCGTCGCGTTCAAGCCGTTGCCGCTGGCAGGCGCACCGCTCGGACCGTTGTTGGTGACCACGCCGCAAGCTGAGCCGCTGGTCGCCCCCACATAGCCCCCCTTGAGCGCGTTGGCCGGGATCGCCGTTGCAGGTGACAGGATCGAGATGCCGATCTGATCATCCGCCACCGAAGCCAGCAGGTTTGTCGGATCGCTATGCGAATAGCCGACACGGATCACCACCGGCACCACCTGCCCGTTGAGCTTGCCGGCAATCAGAATGCCTTTGGCCTGGCTCGGCGCCAGCAGCACCAGCGGCGACACTTGACCGACATACGGATACGGCACGCTGCTGCTGGTCGGGTTGCTGACAAACACGTTGTCCTGCGAGCCATCGGTGTTCTGACGCAGCGTCCAGGGCGTGCCCGTCGTGTGGCAGGAATAGTCGATCCCTTCGGCCGTACACGAGCCGTCCGCTTTTAACTTTTGCGTCCAGTTGACGGCGTCGGGCTGCCAGCCTTGCGGCGCCGAGGTCTGGTTGCCCGAACCCGTGGGCGTGACATGCACGCCAACCTGGTTGTAGCGCCCAGCA
This window contains:
- a CDS encoding DUF2957 domain-containing protein, whose protein sequence is MGSRRHLFVVMAISCIVAMPFIGGCGGADDPGLSDVAQCSGSSCPPSGAVTTPSTPTSLCPAALDYTTTYTGGSGSGEYIKVKFDTSKNTYQMQFLESSVPTSAGQVNTTRKGLTINGTFVHPTNLPTPEQNRCAFVLQSGKTADNSYAITVNPQDPPMLFVGQGIVGGGIPGATIQFAGIQPIPGVVIGAVPSRTFDFYPFLGFSETVTDFSQVAGRYNQVGVHVTPTGSGNQTSAPQGWQPDAVNWTQKLKADGSCTAEGIDYSCHTTGTPWTLRQNTDGSQDNVFVSNPTSSSVPYPYVGQVSPLVLLAPSQAKGILIAGKLNGQVVPVVIRVGYSHSDPTNLLASVADDQIGISILSPATAIPANALKGGYVGATSGSACGVVTNNGPSGAPASGNGLNATIDHPELSGSYSGGFFHANAGNCSDGTAVSTLAANYTSTLFQNGTAAFINPLTSRVTAQFGLDYTQSSPGKLIVTAQNDFNARGASGNVALFKAGDTGVAVKVGNVYAMLMNNNKYNPFFTVGAFVQ